The Neofelis nebulosa isolate mNeoNeb1 chromosome 16, mNeoNeb1.pri, whole genome shotgun sequence genome includes a window with the following:
- the CBX1 gene encoding chromobox protein homolog 1 isoform X2: protein MRSGEWALTASPEPCPARHRQAQPISGQGASLKVRKRVPGPGDVRRLSPSFLSGRGPSGVWEGRGRKRPHSWNVSKSRELPHLNPLGCSSPAELSRAGEPTDQLTLVKPGIVRAKTELRWPSKHPFDSRKQAQRRIAQLEMKKLQSLTDT from the exons ATGAGGAGCGGTGAGTGGGCTCTGACGGCCAGTCCAGAGCCGTGTCCCGCTCGTCATCGTCAGGCCCAGCCAATCAGCGGCCAGGGGGCGTCATTAAAGGTCCGAAAGAGGGTCCCCGGACCGGGAGATGTGAGGAGGTTGTCGCCTTCGTTTCTGTCGGGCCGAGGGCCATCTGGAGTGTGGGAGGGTCGGGGAAGAAAACGCCCACATTCCTGGAATGTCTCAAAGTCCCGAGAGCTTCCCCATTTGAACCCACTGGGTTGCAGTTCCCCCGCGGAGTTATCAAGGGCGGGCGAACCCACTGACCAACTCACGTTGGTAAAACCAGGGATTGTCAGAGCGAAAACCGAACTGAGATGGCCCAGCAAACACCCGTTTGACTCGCGGAAACAAGCCCAAAGAAGAATCGCGCAGCTg GAAATGAAGAAACTCCAGTCTCTCACAGATACATAG